The stretch of DNA CAGGAAGGAGCAGGCTTTGGAGCAGACTCGTTGACTGGAGTTGACTTTGATGTGGGCTAAGGGGTTAGAGCAAGCTCCAATGCAGACTCAGGGGGCCAAAACAGGTTTGATACTGAACTCTggggctggagcagactcattACAGATCTCTGGGGGTGGAGTGGACTCGTTACAGAGCTTGGGGGCAGAAGCCATCACttgactctggtcaggggctggatcCATCATTGGACTCTGGTAAGGGGCTGAAATCATCACTGGATCCTGGTCAGAGGCTGGAACCAAGGTGTGTGTAGCCCAAACACACATAAGAATAGCTACATAAACAGAAAAGATCACCTCTTCGATTCCACTTGGGCAAGCTCTGCAATTTCATGCACTGGAACGGAATGGAGAATTTCACGCCATCAGAAGTCTCCACTCCACAACCTTCTGGACAGAAAgccacacaaaaaaatgaagcatTCCTCAATCGAGAATCTCTCAATGCACATCTCCAACCACCTCCGACCCTTCACCTTCTAGCGTCTGTATAATAGAACATTTGGGTTTCTTATTAGAAACTATTTTGAACGGACTACTATTGTTCACTTGTCACTATCTTTATTTGcaattgttttgattttcacaatGTGAATGTAGCTAAGAAACATTTGGTTATTGTCAGGCTAGGGGGATTTATGCCTCAAGCAAACTGTCTAGTATGGCAGCTGAGCCCATTAGAGCCTAAGCCTTTCACCAAATCCAAGAATTACcaataaatgtaatattctCACAAGTGGTCCtgattgaaataataataaaaatataattgtaaaTATGGAGTCCCCCCAGTGAATCTCAGCCATTTCCAGCCctgtttatgtatatatgttgCACACTCTAATATTTAACTGCAGTGAATTCACTTTTGCAGTGTGCATTCATCATATCATTGCTTGAACAACCTTATgcaacatcacaacatttatttccatcaagaggcgCATCAATTTATTATCAAAATCTTGTATTGATAATGCAAGAGTTGAACACTCTGTAAaatctactccagcacatcccaaagagtTCTTATTGTGAATTCTTTGTGCTCCTTGAACCACATTTTGTCTtggtggtaaaaaaaaaaaaaaaaaaaaaaagaacacaatacatataaatattaccAGTTTGTAATCAATTTATTTCCAGTTGTCAAGTGAATTATGTACACAATCATAATCTGGTCACCTTTTTTCAAACATACTGCAAATTTATAACACTGCTATTTACTTATGACATCAAAGTGTGTAACTTTGAAAACTTAGTAAAGAACAGTCCAACGCTCTGATCAACAGGCGTCTTGACACAAACTAATGAGAGGGTCATGCTGCTTTTCAAAAATTAATGAGCATATTTAGTTAAAAAACTGAATATATAGCCTGGTACGAAAATACCATATGAAAAGTTAATGCAGGATTTAAAGGACACAAAGGTAcaaattcgttttttttttttttttttttttgactgtttgtaaaaacacttttttctcAACATCGCATCATTTTACATCACAAGAGGGAATTGTTTGCCGGGCTCTGCTTTGACTCAGTGCAGAGTAGGTTGGTATTCAGTAGGAGTGGTCTTGAGTCAGTCTGTTTTTGGTAGTTTATGTACTTTAATTTATCATCGTCATGGTAAATTATTATGTTTGTGGAGATGAGCTCCAGCCTGTCAGGACATCGAGTCCACAGGTAACATGAAAAAGGAAGGTGCCATCTTCAATGCCTGGGTGCgttttgtgcaggtgaagaGACAGGACTTAACTTCTGCTTTGAAAAACAAGTGATGTGTAGTGTTCACTTTAGACCGGAGGTATGATGGAGTTCAACACATACAATTGGGGCCCATGGGCACTGGCAGGCCTGGACCAAACCTGCTATGTCTTCATTCTTCACTTGGGAGAGAGGACTGTTGtgtttgatttagttaataaaatgtgtgcacaatacatatttggttctgactccCTGCCTGCAAATAACTGTCACTTAAATGATCTCTATCTTGTTACACGCTCCAAGTACTGTAAATGctaagaaagaaatatttttctGTGGCCATGAAAAATATACTCttcttagaattaattaataatcaatattgAGTGTTTACAGGACAAACTTGCTAATTGATTGTAATGTCAACCAGACATTCATACAAGAATCCTCACGTGGTAttcaagtttttattttatatttgaaactctttccacctTGACCATATAtaaatggcttctctccagtgtgaatttcCATGTGCCTGTTAAGGCTTCCTTTTTggctgaaactctttccacactgttggcaggtgaaaggtttctctccagtgtgaattctcatgtggactttaaagTTCCCTTCTCTaatgaaactttttccacactgttggcaggtaaaaaggctctctccagtgtgaattctcatgtggcaATTAAGACTTTCTTTTCggttgaaactttttccacactgttggcaggtggaAGGCTTCTCTGCcgtgtgaattttcatgtgaTAATTAAGACTTTCTTTTCGGGTGAAACtatttccacactgttggcaggtgaaaggcttctctgcAGAGTGAATTATCATGTGGTAATTAAGagttcctttttgggtgaaactctttccacactgtttgcAGGTataaggcttctctccggtgtgaattctcatgtggtacTTAAGAATTCCTTTTCGGGTGAAACtatttccacactgttggcaggtgaaaaggctctctccagtgtgaagttTCATGTGGTAATTAAGACTTCCTTTTCGGCTGAAAcgttttccacactgttggcaggtgaacggcttctctccagtgtgaactacCAAGTGGTCTTCAAAGTGTCCTCTATGataaaaactctttccacactgaggacACGTGTAAGGCTTCTCAGTGTGACTTTTCATGTTCCTGTTAAATCTTCTGTTTTGATTGAATCTGTTTCCACACTTTTTGTAGACAAAATTACTTGTAGTCATTGTTTGTGAGGAAGTTTTTTCAGAGTGTGAGTAACTacaaggtttttctccagtaatTAAATCATGATGATTGTTATTTTGATATTTCTCTTCCATTTCATTCAGtacttcactctcctctttcaATGCCATCAGGTCTAAagcgaagaaagaaagaaaaagagttaAGTTCAATGGCACAAAGCAACAGGCATCCAAACATTTTTACTTGTAAAGCATCAAAACCAACTTATACCCACAAAACTAAACTGTTTGTGTTTCTTAGGCTACATCCACATGAAGTAAGAGCTTGCCCTATCAGATCTTTTTTTTCCCGAGGTATAGATGCCAGATCAGTATGTGGCGCTGTATTTCTGCAAtagaaatacacacaaaaaaaaaaagaataagacttggagcatgcgcataaaccttgcacgctgtatacaaactttagtaaagctttgaaataaagctttgttttaataaaactttagGTATGGTAGTTTCTGCAACACGAACACAAGCATGTAGTACGATATTTTGTGCTGATAGCGgtgtctgactagggtcgacacGTAGGGTGATATCatcgtttcacaaaatatacggATAGGCTGTAAATAAGAAAACGCAAGGGTGacgttttcagatttatccaaCCTGGGACtcggtcaaaaaaaaaaataatagcgGTTTCACCTTCTGAAAAGGACGGATCCGTCAGGACTAAATGCCTATACGTTACAAAAGTTGTACAGTTACACAGCCAAACTCATCTCtgtgtggacggggcctcatttagcatgtttgcttgtATGTACACAGCTATTTGTTTCACAAACAAGTGAAATTCcaaacaaaaactttttaacTGTCTAACTTGACATTTAAATAAACGTTTTGTAATGACTATTCAACTAAAATCAAGAAGCCATTAgaaaacagtaaaaaacaacattgtgtgtacatgtgattaatttaaaatacttaatttattattccAATATCCAAATATGATACTAAATCCCAGAGAAAAAAAAGGGATTATATTTGTGAAGAGCTGTCTTTGCATTTGATCATTGCACATTATAAACAGAATAAGCAATAGCTAAATTAGCTAGAAACAGTTGAATAGACAAGACTAATAAGAGCAAAACGAATTGCTTATTTGAGAATATCAAGTATAGCTGAGTCCGACATAACGAGCAGTTGTGTTAACTGTAAAGCATCCATCATTTaacaaattttaataaaaacacgGATGGATAATGCAAAATGCTTTCTGACATTATGacagaaaaaacacaagaaCGAACACATTTTAAACCTAGCACatcaattttcatttcattctcTCAATTTCCATTctctctctgtgcacatttacaAGCgagtacaaaataaatatgtaacaATCAGGTATTTTAGTTATTATTAACACAATAATGTGACACATGTAGGCTGTTTCGTCACTCTGCTAAAAATTCCAGCCaaaaccagcctaagctggttgactggtcttagctggtttaagatggAAGTAGCTGGTTTTAGCTTGTCTCCCAGCCTGGCTTAGCTGGTcaagctggtctcccagcctgagTTAGCAGGTgttcagctggtttaagctggtcaaaagtcaaaacccctctaaaaccagctatgaccaggctgggagaccagctaaaaccagcctgaccagcttaggctggttttagctggatttttcaggAGGGCAGTCATCAAACAAATCACAGCATTTTCATAATCACTAAGCCATATAGcgatttaaattttatttagatGTATTGTTCAACATTTCTTGAGCATTTTCTACCTGTTTACCTTAAGGAGTCAGAAGTACCATGACTACTGTACTGTCCTCGCTTAAGAAATCAGTCAGACGGCGGGAGTGGAAGGGAGATCGAGTGGGATTTTTGTGTTGTTGTCAGTTTGTAGTCTCTTTTTAATGGTAGGCCTTATGCATTTGACTGTCATCCCTGCTTGCTAATTGGGGAATGAACCCATCGCTATGACTGGTCAaactctttttcttttgctgttgGTTGATTTGAGTACTGCACGTGCACAGAGGAGTCACCAGCGGGTTTTTCATAGTTTAAAGTGAAAAATCGTACCAGTGTATTTTGAGGTCAAAATGCATACAGGTTGGCAGGTCTGCTGACCCCACAGAGTCAAAAAAAATTCCATCTGCGGAACTGGAAACTTCATAACACCGTTCAATTTTCTATAATCAGTACAAAATTTGAACATCTAATCTGGCTTACTTATTCAACTCACACATCAAGACaatgacttgctgccacctagaggtggtttaatttttaaagtacattttaattaaaacattaaattagaAATCATTTCATACttaaatactgaaataaatctatgagattttttttttttattatgtaattGGAAATTCAGTCTAAATATGTTAATGCCACTTGTGACGCTGCTTCTGTGTCACCTCTGATATAATCAAATGACTGAGTTCAGCTTTGAGaatgaaaccaacctgtttgttcctcagtttcttcTTGTTTCACACTGAATATTTCTTCGATCTTCAcatcttcactctcctctttaataaactccatcttcaCCTGgagtttttctgtgttttagatgagaataattaacagaaagaaaaataattcaaaCTAAATCTCTGGGTGCGTCATCTCTAGATCAGTAGTTCAGAACattggttagagagtcagagtGAGAGTTAatgaacttaaagggttagtaatttattactcaccctcatgtcgttccacacccgtaagacctttgtttatcttcagaacacaaattaagatatttttgataaaataatgaCTATTCAACAAATTTTCCActtccctgtcagtctgttACACAGTTAGCGCAACCACAAATGaataagcacagtgaaggcttcattgtttattagggctgggtattgacacaattttcacgattcaATTTGATTACTATTCATATGCTTTCGAttcgattcgattcgattacgattattttggatgtagtatatcagatacagtacatggcaaattttctagaggaaataaatctctcaactaatgctgaaAACTACACATGCAAGTCAGCTGGTACTACTATagtaatattgaaggttaaaattaactttatattatatttatttatttatatacaaacactttatttataataaaaacataattgagtgtaatttaagtttaGAATTAAGTAATCATAGTTCTACtctaattcatttttttgaaatataaacatttaattgtggctgtcataactgattaattcaaacatgcattaaatattgaagaacattgaaaattataatgaatatgtaatggtgcattgctatatttatcagaatgttgctttctagagtcatttttctagctgactaacgtgtttatggtcactgaatatgtttgtctgaggtaaatgtgacgttacgtgactttgtttacaagctgttttattgacgtctttccgaagttgaaacaatgattgagcgattacacgagacatgatacggatttcggtaagttgtactgtgtattttaacataccttcagatgttcagtCATGTTTATTTcccgctgtaactggtattaaagcggaggagaggatgttcacatgcgcttgtgctgccgcttctctttaactgaggcgctaaagcgatctgtcacgccacattaaacagcgccaaaatggtatttattttttgaatctcataataacatggatgtcatttgaaatctgagactttgcttcatatcaaaagtaacaaagtacAAACaatattgcgatttattggatgggaggctcTACATATtctatatattaatattgaaccactgtactcacatgaactgatttaaatatgtctttagtacctttctgggcattgaaagtgttaattatcttgctctcaatgcaggcctcactgaaccatcggattttatgaaaaatatcttaatttgtgttctggagatgaatgaaggtcttacgggtgtggaacgacaagagggtactttggtaaagttggttttatattcgcacattcagacttatgattaattcagactttccaataaatgtgcaataaattaatgtttgcgaattttaagcagcgacatgatattgacaaccgtcaacttacaacatttttcacagccgatcaaaataggcaagtattgtttaaatggcatatttacttgtgaatgtccactgaatgtccaatatagtgtgattaacaacgctattgaatacggatgtccgaatgtggtgcaaatataaaaccaactttacccaagtcaagagggtgagtaataaattacattattttcattttgggtgaactaaccctttaagacagaATATTCCACAGCTTCACTATACAGGTATTTGGAGCAGTGTGAGGactatttgaataaatatttagaCATGATCAAacactagatttttttttaaatatgtgaaatttaaaaaagttaacctttcattatgttatttttaatgatactcGTATAAGCACACACAAGTGAATACACATaagaaaactgtaaaaaaaaaaaaaagtcaatctgCATTTAACAAAAGATTTTTAGTAGGCTATACACATATGAATTAATACTGAATCAATATTGAAATCGAGTAAACAGAGAGTGATGGAGAGGCAACATTAATCTCACTCCAACCTGAACTAAAGTTGCCAACCTTACATCACTTATTTCCAATAAATCACGATACACTGATTCAACGAGCGAAACGAGGTCACGAATGTTTGATTTATTGTTCATAGCTTGTAAACATAATTGAATTTACTCAACAGTTTGCACTGATTTAAACACGTTAAATGcttaaaaacacaaacctttcttcagccGAATCACAACAGATGCTGAAGCGCGGCGCAGCCTTATGACATCACACCACcagaccaaaataaaagtcccgttGACACTCTGTCTTATGTATATATTCCaagaaaatattaagaattaCCAATGATACAAATGAAAGAGTGTGAGATTCTGTCTAATAGGAAAAACTGTAATGTTTGGGTGTAGAAATCACTTATACCAGATATTACAGTATTAATATGCAAATAGCCACAAATGTGGTTTACAAGTTAAAAATACACGTTAAAAACAGTGTATGACTTAATGAAGCCGAGTTCATATTATGTGTCATTTTGGGGTGGGggatatgaccaaaatcttatttCAAGACATTCTAATTCAAATAACAATAACAGTAACAATATACCACAATATAGATATTTTGGTTATTTAATTTAGCCTATGTTGTTAAAAATAAGAGGCAAATTACGCACAACAGGACAAATTATGAAACAGATCAaagagaaattaaattaagttcaGTAACAGTAGTTTTCTTTAACATGTAGTAAGAAATGCTGACAGGTCATAATCGAATGGGATTGGAATCATATCACATGGGTCGCTCATCTAATGAGAGTGTTTGACGTCCTCTATTGAAACACTTCATCATTGACTCTCTTTGCTCTGATGAAAGTGaagtatattaatatattgaatTATTTGTGTTCATTACAGCACTGAAAGCAACAGCGGGACGATCACATGACAGATATAGAAAGAAAACACTGACATTATTCACCAAAAACACTACATGTAGAAAATCATGGTTTATCATGTCAGGATACTTTCTAGATCAGGACGAGCAGCATGAACCACTGAACAAAGAAACTCCAACAATTCTGACACTTACAGTAATGATGGGATTCATCTGGACTGAGATCAGAGTTCAGCTTACAGTTTTCCTTCTTTCATTCGAACATATTTCTGAGTTATCTGGATTGAACTGATGATGATTTGACTCAATCCTTCTCCTGAACAGGAATGAATTTACAGAAGTGAATGATCTGACAACTCTGAGAAAAGATAAAACAACAAGGTTTATTTCAGGTAAACTGGATTAGATTATAATAATTGTGCTCACTTTCACTGATCAAGAGTTAATGAGCTATAATGAGTTAAGTATAATGAGATGATCTAGGTTTATATATTTCACATTGATTACTACCTTTATAAATTttataacaaattatttttttttttattgaatgatACATTCTAATGAATACTGTAACGAATTAGCTGAAAAGAAATATGAACtcgttataattaattatacatatttgaatcagttaatcaaattaacttaatgtagctgaattaatattataatcaattaatcgGTTCGGCAAGTGATCACTCAGTATTGATCGTCTGTCAACTTCTTCAGAAATTTCTGTGGCCACAGAGAAAATAACTCTTTCTTAGCACGCAAACTTGTGTTGTTAATTTGAATCTTTTGTGGTCGGAGCAGTTGCATATGGCTTATAGGGAGTGAGACCTTCCCGCCCGGCTTGGGGGCCTCATGTGATGCAATCTGTAGTATCAGCAGGAAAAAAGAGAAGAACCAGGAGAGTAAAAAGGCGGTCTGCCCGGGAGTATTTAACTTCCACGGAAAGTTTCTGCCCCTGAGTCTTGGCCTGGCCAATGAGAAAGGTGCAGTTCTCTAGCACAAGATTTCCTTTGTTTGAAAGTGAGTTCATTTGCAtttgagatattgagcttcaaagtttttgcaTTACATATAGCAAAAATTATATGGAGAACAAGTTTCTTtcaaacatgaaaatgacagaGACCCTAAATGTATTCTAACTGTACAATATCAAAATCCTCTCAAATTTGTACATGGGGATTTTTGGAACAGGTCAAACGCAGATAGAACCTtctaattctaaaaaaaaaaaaaaattttgctATAAggttataaggttctatctggcaaaacattaattgatttcaatcgatttcatattttaaatgaatatttttttcttgttcaagcaTAAAATGcagtgcttaatatttttgtcacAGAGTCACAGCCAATGCCCACCAACATCCACGCATCATCACCGGATCTCCACGCTCCACCCTGTAGCGATcttgtacagttattaatcaatttatgggttagatatatgaatataataattcataaagctttatgattaattatgacgCATATACCGACCcaggggaattaaacatattgtgaattaattacaatgaattatattcaatatatgattagttctggtttaataattatttagagaaactatcagtttgtccagcaaactggTAAGTTTCCCACAAACTATTATAATGGAAATGTTATCCTCTGGCCACGAGGATAAATTCCTATGATAGCATCAAACATAAAGCGATTGTATTAGAAtcgaaacgttaaagtgacctgATTTTTGTTGAATGAGCAAAGAACAAACAAGCATgaatataatgtgtttaatatatacGAAATGGGTAATACAAAGGTTATACGGCTAAATGTACACAAGTAgatacaaatatatacaaagTGAACGTAAAGGCAGGAAAAGAGAGAGGtgatcaaagaatggcaaattacaccCAACAGTTACCTCTgagagccagcaaggaaactcaGTATCTATAAGATCTTAAAGAAGTTAATACTTGCATTTGGTTCGGTGTTGTGGTTTAGAGTTTCAGAGTGCTCAGTTTGGTAATGGTCCTTCTTCAGGAGGTTGTTTCTTCGGCGGGTTTTTCAAATGAGGTTTTAAACTGAGGAGTGATATAGCCGCTCGATGGAGCGTCGAAAGCTTGGCGACAGGAAACTTGTGCATCGAAGAGACGCGTGTCATggtgttttaaagacaacagaCAAGAACGCCTTCTTGATAACGTCCGCCAATAATAGCGTTGCAATTTTGGCGGTTTTCCACTTTCCTTTGTCCTGTCTCACAGcttgatttgcataatttatggtatATCAAATCCGGTGTACTTTCTTCATAGTACTATTAAAAattgaacgatgcatttgacagaaatgcaacATACATGAATGAATAGCTCGGattcacagctttacggagagtTCAAACTCAACAGGTGTCGCACATCATctaaagaagatacactttaTACTCTAatactatcgtttaacatgaaaactaacctactacagtcaattctacACTTCTACACTAGTAACACATAAATGCAACAAGCACTACAATGGcagatacattcatatttgcaggtacAATCATATTTGTGCATAGAGTCTTTATGCAGGTCttcgtgtgtgtgtctgtgggtgcgtgcgtgtattttctcttttattGCTGTTTGGAATGCGGGCCTGTCTCGTAGTAACCCGATCCGTGGTGTTCGCATCCCCTTTGAAGTCGCGAAGGAAATGTTCAGGAATCTATCGAAGCAGTCATAAAATGAgtctcgtgatccattagtgtctgccaGGACGGAGCCAATGGGAGATTTACAAAACAAAGTTTCCAGAATGGAGGCTTAAACGCAGTTTATGGCGGGACCTGCTCATCTTTGAAactgtgcagaccctacagttgtccgtgttttgcgctcatatactggagtccctattcatgtcgatcCTGACTACAGACTCTTAGTAGTACTGtacaataagattgttatttcccataacctggaaatgaacatttcttagaattaataaacaattaacactgtgcgTTCATTGGACAACaagttaattgattgtaatattaattttattacattaagttaattgtATTAACTtatccaaatatttataattaatcataactagttatgattaattattcatatttattttgagctaatttgctacaaccCACTCGTTCACAGTCCCCAGAATACTAATCACTtgcacctgcacctcatcacccATGGACTATATAAAGACATTCACTTCCCTCACTCCTTTGTCTGGTCTCATCCTGGACTCCTTACCTTCTACTCACCTGAGCTTCCCCTGTTCTCATCCTGTCGTCTTCTGTCTCCAGTTCTCCATTCTCCGTGTTCTCCAGCATCTGCAAAAGACATTACCCTGTTATTCAGCCAActacatttatatttacatttatgcatttagaagacgcttttatccaaagcgacttacattgcattatactttACATTTGTATcggagtatgtgcaatccctgggatcgaacccatgaccttagcattgctagtgccatgctctaaccactgagctacaggaaagcaaATCTGAAATGGCAACTAAGTTGCCATTTCAAAGTGCTTGTTCCATTACTCTCCTGCATCCACCGTCTGCCTGTGTTTGTGCCTCTGTTTAATAACtttgtgtgtttcactcacCTCTCTGCCTCCGCTTGTGTCCTGACAGAAGACCAGACCTCATGCAGAGCAGGGTACAGGCGACTACCATCACCTGAACTCCCAGACAGTGAAGTTCAGCTATACCCTTCCTCTGGTCCCAACGGCTCTAGAACAGCTACGGGGAGCTCGTATCTTCTCCAAGCTGGACCTGCGGAGTGCGTATAACCTCATTCGTATACGCTGGGGGGATGAGTTGAAAACAGCCTTCATTACACCGTCTGGGCACTACAAATACAAGGTTATGCCGTATGGCCAGTCCAACTCTCCCTTCATCTTCCAGAACTACATGAATGAGGTGttccgggagttcctccaccAGTTTGTTGTAGTCTACATAGAcaacatcctcatctactcccggaacCTGGCCGAACATCGTCCACATGTCTCCCAGTTCCTTGTGAAGCTCCGTGAACACCATCTCTACCTCAAGCTGGAGAAGTTCCACACCACCTCCATGCATTTCCTGGGCTATGTCATCAACCAACACGGCATCCAGATGGACCAGAGGAAGGTAGAAACCATCCACAACTGGCCATTACCCACAACTGTGAAGGATCTACAACGTTTCCTGGGGTTTGCCAATTTCTATTGTCAGTTCATCCACAACTTCAGCCTCCTCAGTGCACCCCTCACCTTGCTCCTCAAAGGCcggcccaagtctctgtcctggactccaTCTGCACGAGAAGCCTTCCATCAGCTCCAAGAAGCCTCCCTCTCCGCTCCGATCTTGGTCCATCCTAACCCTGACCTCCCGTTCATCATGGAGGTGGAGCCTCA from Chanodichthys erythropterus isolate Z2021 chromosome 8, ASM2448905v1, whole genome shotgun sequence encodes:
- the LOC137024913 gene encoding gastrula zinc finger protein XlCGF57.1-like, with the protein product MEFIKEESEDVKIEEIFSVKQEETEEQTDLMALKEESEVLNEMEEKYQNNNHHDLITGEKPCSYSHSEKTSSQTMTTSNFVYKKCGNRFNQNRRFNRNMKSHTEKPYTCPQCGKSFYHRGHFEDHLVVHTGEKPFTCQQCGKRFSRKGSLNYHMKLHTGESLFTCQQCGNSFTRKGILKYHMRIHTGEKPYTCKQCGKSFTQKGTLNYHMIIHSAEKPFTCQQCGNSFTRKESLNYHMKIHTAEKPSTCQQCGKSFNRKESLNCHMRIHTGESLFTCQQCGKSFIREGNFKVHMRIHTGEKPFTCQQCGKSFSQKGSLNRHMEIHTGEKPFIYGQGGKSFKYKIKT